The following proteins are encoded in a genomic region of Phaeodactylum tricornutum CCAP 1055/1 chromosome 1, whole genome shotgun sequence:
- a CDS encoding predicted protein: MKLLKKQVSAKDGSGTVLLRPDTAEDLWHAYNLLQKGDLVRCTTVRKVVKESTTGSTSSSKKRMMLTIELQNVDFDPDVLQVRLSGTVQSENDNVRMGAHHTLTLELNQNFSIEKACWDQVFLDLLDEATRPERQAEIAAVVMHNGLAHVCLVTGALTITKARVEVNIPKKRTGSSAHSKAITKFYEAVYQAVLRHIDFSKVKCVILGSPGFVKDDFLKYIQTESVRRDDRAFVENKSKFVLCKASSGHKHALEEVFSDSTITSQMTETKVAREVEILNKLMRMMERDPDRAYYGYDHVAKAHEQLAIDALLVTDELFRNSNIKTRKKYVQLVESVRENGGQVFVFSSMHVSGQQLQQVSGVAAILRFPLPDLDELEDLAAKHDNDDADLLVEDDIDYNSQQRMQEDMQDMGL, from the coding sequence ATGAAACTCCTCAAAAAGCAAGTCAGCGCGAAAGATGGCAGTGGTACAGTCCTCCTAAGACCTGATACAGCTGAAGATCTCTGGCATGCTTACAATTTGCTTCAAAAAGGTGATTTGGTCCGCTGCACGACCGTTAGGAAGGTCGTCAAAGAATCGACGACGGGTTCGACTTCGAGCAGCAAAAAAAGGATGATGCTAACGATTGAACTGCAGAATGTTGATTTCGATCCCGATGTCCTACAGGTTCGGCTATCGGGAACTGTCCAAAGCGAAAACGACAATGTACGGATGGGAGCGCATCACACACTAACACTGGAACTGAATCAAAACTTTAGCATTGAGAAAGCGTGTTGGGATCAAGTTTTTCTAGATTTGCTCGACGAGGCGACCCGCCCAGAGCGACAAGCTGAAATAGCAGCCGTGGTGATGCACAATGGTTTAGCACATGTATGCCTGGTAACGGGAGCGCTGACCATCACAAAAGCTCGAGTTGAAGTGAAtattccaaagaaaagaacCGGTAGCTCAGCCCATTCCAAAGCCATCACCAAATTTTACGAGGCAGTCTACCAAGCTGTTCTACGCCACATTGATTTCAGCAAAGTGAAATGTGTGATACTGGGCTCACCAGGTTTTGTCAAAGATGACTTTCTTAAATACATCCAGACGGAGTCGGTTCGACGCGATGATCGAGCGTTTGTGGAAAACAAATCTAAGTTTGTACTATGCAAAGCTTCTTCGGGCCACAAACACGCCCTTGAAGAAGTTTTTTCGGATTCAACTATTACTTCTCAAATGACGGAGACCAAGGTTGCTCGGGAAGTAGAAATTCTCAATAAGTTAATGCGAATGATGGAGCGTGATCCTGACCGTGCCTACTACGGATACGACCACGTGGCCAAGGCACACGAGCAGCTCGCTATTGATGCTTTGCTGGTCACTGACGAATTATTTCGAAACTCAAATATTAAGACGCGGAAGAAGTACGTACAGCTTGTCGAATCGGTTCGCGAGAACGGTGGCCAAGTTTTCGTCTTTAGTTCCATGCACGTTTCAGGCCAACAGCTCCAACAGGTGTCCGGGGTGGCTGCTATTCTCCGGTTTCCATTGCCGGATTTGGACGAACTAGAAGATCTGGCAGCTAAACACGACAATGATGATGCAGACCTGCTTGTAGAAGATGATATTGATTACAATTCTCAACAACGGATGCAGGAAGACATGCAAGATATGGGTCTGTAA
- a CDS encoding predicted protein — protein MKTRQIDSVLLRVLFGWVIVGHVSAFSHVRIGHFSTKRDVLASEVSKRRKAVEYAARKTHLLVVSLPDSLIEEVSTQALLDKIIDEGIRTSARRPIMFQFDPSSTAIWKHWKGTIFAETWPSVVRHVLWAVLVYFLFRRNPGSGRVLSDFSTLWGQTLSVTTFTLTFFVNQSYTLWRTCLSISRTLQGRLNDLAMALAVSARRVDPQSPESEEGSQFTPSSRQLLLVVARYVRLFNIFSYASFTRSHRPLLTPRGMRRMVDRGLLTSREPTQRHNAVLMWIFRAIIDGRRAGLLDGGPGFEQQVMNKVQEIRAQANSMESELRGRMPFAYAHVVQVLVDLILWMYPIGAFSSGMSLPLGLFGTVLLTSCYQSLFDLAKQFLDPFHNESFWNGDDALNVDTLIAETNAGSLRWMFSLDEMPIPYRCFNQGDLSAFILPDDGFSTKHLEAKAAMESEKANEPAESITLLTPEELQQKAAEILEAAEEEYEETKRILNAPPGSDSIPELEVEAESGDARLLVDNNTDELLSIFETEEKGETIASEMFDMFTNAAEEEYKELTLNELGEVLTVSIFNRQRPPILQLVFLDAHSFDPTPHAPADEYPFRRLDFLQLAIHLRRLWCRVQNGVRESRHGYSTSSSSLVETTTAFADVYSMEHQPSVFMLCDVIVGFTIFNITGCFRGFNILWGQLLSVTTFTLTFFVNQSYALWRKCYELSRRLQGRLHDLNLTLAAHACRKAPASPNEPSTYTPAARHVLELVSRYIRLFNLLTYASFTRSHRPILTPRGMRRLVERGLMTAEEREILVDAELPATQRHNAILLWIARTFVEGREAGHFQGGAGFEEQFLEKIHVCRAQYGAIGDELQGRMPLAYAHIVQVLVDLVLWMYPLMAISSNMSPMLAVLGTGLLTVSYQGLFDLAKQFLDPYDNESYGKGEDPLVVDTLIAETNAGSIRWMHGLEQMPVSSQRIKDGELSDYLLPVRGYTVEELEQFEQERLQKEREIQKKRDKQEATRRKEEAEAQRIRRAADAILPAQITVSSSCTDLADSSIVVGPQFSCPGILGHSNILVASEVSRSLYNLTSVVSDRDPSLVPEGIPISRPHVLSTQSPIKNFGNDTQVFVNGDGSSEYTVSGELGDYTIDRDSSLDFEEDEDEIFASLLDWDSSDGYVHAFDSSDPYKDLPWHDELTPDGKEIRLSQMLADEVWEEELEAGREMERLIRSQKDNEVNIGKINGATVNELIETRDILMASPGADIYAPPAKENSSSDAVYDQTKLDGISQLWGLPADEIPEIPGYQETSISQNESQFEDVAQLWGSVLTRSSPSSLDTVEDEQSFYEVSQLWGDSIAESPQDRPKFETQKATSFGTQRGSRSQRISQEPGYPFRAERSIDGKELRLSQILADETYVEDFEPDEIETTTLPVSYEEYTKQVAEILVAEQEELLETAAILNAPPAADTVDLGDGDGTSHIKAANATDYDELAVLEMDESTSSLPLNSTEAIASSASGGLKDVNDDVLLFGEVETMNFEQPSQPSEIDASETQLEDKKEGDT, from the exons ATGAAAACAAGGCAAATCGATTCAGTACTCCTGCGAGTTCTCTTTGGTTGGGTTATTGTGGGGCATGTTTCAGCGTTTTCGCATGTCCGAATAGGGCATTTCTCGACAAAGAGGGACGTGCTAGCAAGCGAAGTATCTAAACGGAGAAAAGCAGTAGAATATGCAGCCCGAAAAACACATTTACTGGTGGTCAGCTTACCGGATTCCTTGATCGAAGAAGTCTCGACACAAGCGCTGCTCGATAAGATTATAGATGAAGGCATCCGCACTAGTGCTCGCCGACCGATAATGTTTCAATTTGATCCTTCGAGCACAGCA ATTTGGAAACACTGGAAAGGTACTATTTTTGCGGAAACGTGGCCGTCAGTAGTTAGGCACGTACTATGGGCTGTACTGGTTTACTTTCTATTTCGACGCAATCCAGGCAGTGGACGTGTTTTATCTGATTTTAGTACACTCTGGGGTCAGACCCTGTCTGTCACAACTTTTACCTTGACTTTCTTTGTAAATCAAAGCTATACACTTTGGCGAACCTGCCTCTCAATCAGCCGTACGCTGCAGGGACGGCTGAACGATTTAGCCATGGCACTTGCCGTTTCCGCTCGACGCGTGGATCCGCAATCGCCGGAATCCGAAGAAGGATCTCAATTTACACCTTCCAGTCGACAATTGCTGCTGGTAGTAGCCAGATATGTGCGACTTTTTAACATATTTTCTTATGCCTCCTTCACACGATCACATCGGCCACTATTGACACCCCGGGGTATGCGACGCATGGTAGATCGTGGATTACTCACATCACGAGAAC CTACACAACGACACAATGCAGTTCTGATGTGGATCTTTCGAGCGATTATTGATGGTCGGCGCGCCGGGCTTTTAGACGGAGGCCCGGGTTTTGAGCAGCAAGTAATGAACAAAGTCCAGGAAATCCGTGCTCAAGCCAACTcaatggaaagtgaactACGTGGACGTATGCCTTTTGCGTACGCACATGTGGTGCAAGTTCTGGTTGACTTAATCCTATGGATGTACCCAATCGGAGCATTCAGTTCGGGCATGTCGTTGCCACTGGGTCTTTTTGGTACTGTCCTTTTGACGTCGTGTTACCAAAGTTTATTCGACCTTGCCAAGCAGTTCCTGGATCCATTCCACAATGagagcttttggaacggAGACGACGCGCTCAATGTAGACACGCTGATTGCAGAGACTAACGCTGGATCCCTTCGTTGGATGTTCAGTCTCGACGAAATGCCAATTCCTTACCGATGTTTCAATCAAGGCGACCTTTCTGCTTTCATACTGCCAGATGACGGCTTCAGTACTAAGCATTTGGAGGCAAAGGCTGCAATGGAAAGTGAAAAGGCGAATGAACCTGCGGAAAGCATAACATTGTTAACTCCTGAGGAACTGCAGCAAAAAGCTGCGGAGATCTTGGAAGCTGCGGAAGAGGAGTACGAAGAAACCAAACGGATTTTGAACGCACCACCAGGCTCGGATTCAATTCCAGAACTAGAAGTGGAGGCTGAAAGCGGAGACGCACGTCTGCTTGTCGACAACAATACGGACGAACTTTTGTCCATATTCGAGACAGAGGAGAAAGGCGAGACGATTGCTAGTGAAATGTTTGATATGTTCACCAACGCCGCGGAGGAAGAATACAAAGAG CTTACACTTAACGAATTGGGAGAggtattgacagtgagcattTTTAAT CGTCAGCGACCGCCCATTTTGCAATTGGTTTTTCTTGATGCCCATAGCTTCGACCCCACACCTCACGCTCCGGCAGATGAATATCCTTTTAGGAGATTGGACTTTCTACAGTTAGCTATCCATCTTCGACGTCTTTGGTGCCGGGTTCAAAACGGTGTAAGAGAGTCGAGGCATGGCTACAGCACGAGTAGTAGTTCGCTCGTCGAAACGACGACTGCATTTGCCGATGTTTATTCTATGGAGCACCAACCGTCGGTCTTTATGTTATGTGATGTCATCGTGGGTTTTACTATCTTCA ACATTACGGGATGCTTTCGTGGCTTCAATATTCTCTGGGGACAGCTTTTGTCGGTTACCACTTTTACTTTGACTTTTTTTGTAAACCAGTCTTACGCTCTATGGAGAAAATGTTATGAGCTGAGCCGACGACTACAAGGTCGACTTCATGATTTGAATTTAACTTTGGCCGCCCATGCCTGTAGAAAAGCACCTGCAAGCCCGAATGAGCCATCGACATACACCCCTGCCGCAAGGCACGTTCTTGAGCTCGTGAGTCGCTACATTCGTCTATTCAACTTATTAACTTACGCTTCCTTTACTCGGTCGCATCGCCCGATCTTGACACCCCGGGGCATGCGCCGTCTGGTTGAACGAGGCTTAATGACTGCAGAGGAGCGCGAAATCTTAGTAGATGCTGAGCTTCCCGCTACACAAAGACATAACGCAATCCTTTTATGGATAGCACGGACTTTTGTGGAAGGACGTGAAGCAGGCCATTTTCAGGGAGGCGCAGGTTTTGAAGAGcagtttttggaaaaaatacATGTATGCCGCGCTCAGTACGGCGCTATTGGTGACGAGCTTCAAGGCCGGATGCCACTTGCTTACGCGCATATTGTACAAGTTTTGGTCGACTTGGTTCTCTGGATGTATCCTTTAATGGCAATTTCGTCGAACATGTCTCCAATGCTTGCGGTGCTTGGTACAGGGTTACTAACAGTTTCGTACCAAGGCTTATTTGATTTGGCGAAACAGTTTTTGGATCCTTACGACAATGAATCCTACGGGAAAGGTGAAGACCCATTGGTCGTTGACACTCTAATTGCAGAAACAAATGCAGGTTCGATTCGATGGATGCATGGCCTGGAACAAATGCCAGTTTCGTCTCAACGCATCAAGGACGGCGAGTTATCTGATTATTTGCTCCCTGTGCGTGGGTACACAGTAGAAGAGCTCGAGCAATTCGAACAAGAACGTTTGcagaaagaaagagaaatTCAAAAAAAGCGTGACAAACAGGAGGCGacacgaagaaaagaagaggcGGAAGCGCAAAGGATACGACGAGCTGCTGACGCCATTTTACCGGCGCAAATTACTGTGAGTAGCTCTTGTACTGACTTGGCGGACTCTTCTATAGTCGTTGGACCACAATTTTCTTGCCCCGGAATCTTGGGACATTCCAACATTCTGGTTGCATCCGAGGTATCTCGCTCTCTTTACAATCTGACATCAGTTGTAAGCGATCGGGATCCTTCACTAGTCCCAGAGGGCATTCCGATTTCAAGACCGCATGTTCTGTCTACTCAATCACCGATAAAAAATTTCGGAAATGATACCCAGGTTTTTGTGAATGGAGATGGTTCTTCGGAGTACACAGTTTCAGGCGAGTTGGGCGACTACACAATCGATCGCGACAGCAGTCTTGACtttgaagaggacgaagatGAGATTTTCGCTTCGCTCCTGGACTGGGATAGTAGCGATGGATACGTACATGCTTTCGACTCATCTGATCCATATAAG GACCTTCCTTGGCACGACGAATTGACTCCGGATGGAAAGGAAATTCGACTTAGCCAAATGCTCGCCGACGAAGTTTGGGAAGAAGAACTAGAAGCTGGAAGGGAGATGGAGCGGCTAATTCGAAGCCAAAAGGACAACGAAGTGAATATAGGAAAAATCAATGGAGCCACTGTAAACGAGCTCATCGAAACAAGAGATATTTTAATGGCATCACCTGGCGCAGACATCTATGCGCCTCCAGCGAAAGAAAATTCATCATCTGATGCAGTGTATGATCAGACGAAATTGGACGGAATATCTCAGTTGTGGGGGCTCCCAGCGGACGAAATACCAGAGATTCCGGGCTATCAAGAAACTTCAATCTCGCAGAACGAGAGCCAATTTGAAGACGTGGCCCAGCTTTGGGGATCAGTTCTTACCCGAAGCTCTCCATCTAGTCTTGATACGGTCGAGGACGAACAATCCTTTTATGAAGTGTCGCAGCTATGGGGCGATTCAATAGCGGAGTCTCCGCAGGATAGACCGAAGTTTGAGACGCAAAAGGCGACTTCTTTTGGAACCCAACGGGGATCCAGGTCTCAACGTATATCACAAGAACCGGGGTATCCATTTCGCGCAGAGCGTTCGATCGACGGCAAAGAGCTTCGGCTTAGCCAGATTCTGGCCGACGAAACGTATGTAGAGGATTTCGAACCAGATGAAATCGAGACCACAACTCTCCCTGTTAGCTACGAAGAATATACAAAGCAGGTTGCTGAAATTTTGGTAgcggaacaagaagaactGTTAGAGACAGCTGCTATCTTAAATGCGCCCCCCGCGGCGGATACTGTGGACCTTGGGGATGGTGATGGCACATCACACATCAAAGCCGCCAACGCAACAGACTATGACGAATTAGCAGTGCTAGAAATGGACGAGTCGACTAGCAGCCTTCCTTTAAATTCCACTGAAGCCATTGCAAGCTCAGCAAGCGGCGGGCTTAAAGAtgtcaacgacgacgtcctACTTTTTGGAGAAGTTGAGACTATGAACTTTGAGCAGCCGAGCCAACCCTCGGAAATAGATGCATCAGAAACTCAACTAGAAGACAAGAAGGAAGGAGACACATAG
- a CDS encoding predicted protein, protein MAPLPYMDHVQATLNPCSVETIPEPITLADSSKVWPLVVSCYELDEASGRRNGKADMFTVPMPDISEDKETTLPLKFGSPHTFTDKISGILDGKWSEFYSPGDNSKSWCFATAQSSGEIRSFRLQIPRSLEGYPPVSKSDPLYTIAEAGASEPPEDDDGAPLCLSLNWEPSSQWNSKSGMKRIVSTYSNGTVAIHDVSFSSGSTHFIARESWREVWSASFACDGDQNMILSCGDEGSVKVWDIRSNVRPMHELNFFESGATCASHHPRHEHLVACGSYDERVCIYDIRYLSQKPLFRSDSLGGGIWRLKWHPYSDQKLLVSAMHGGCLVLRVSQDVGVESGIVDAPSFEVTKTFTEHESMAYGADWLVSGNPAQKTYFEAAASCSFYDRSIFLWETV, encoded by the exons ATGGCACCATTACCTTACATGGATCATGTGCAGGCTACATTGAACCCATGCAGCGTTGAAACAATTCCTGAACCCATAACTCTGGCGGATAGCTCAAAGGTCTGGCCCTTGGTTGTCTCTTGCTACGAGTTGGACGAAGCTTCCGGTCGTCGGAACGGCAAAGCAGATATGTTTACAGTTCCGATGCCTGATATCTCGGAAGATAAGGAAACGACTCTGCCACTAAAGTTTGGAAGTCCCCATACTTTCACAGACAAAATATCAGGGATTCTTGATGGCAAATGGTCCGAATTTTATAGCCCGGGCGACAATTCCAAATCATGGTGTTTCGCGACAGCGCAATCATCAGGCGAGATTCGTTCTTTCCGTTTGCAAATCCCACGATCTTTAGAAGGATATCCCCCGGTGTCAAAGTCAGATCCGTTGTACACAATTGCGGAAGCGGGCGCCAGCGAACCACCtgaagatgatgacggaGCTCCGCTATGCTTGTCTTTAAATTGGGAACCATCATCTCAATGGAATAGCAAATCCGGTATGAAACGAATAGTGTCCACGTATTCAAATGGGACTGTCGCAATTCATGATGTATCATTTTCATCTGGTTCTACGCATTTCATTGCCAGGGAAAGTTGGCGAG AAGTTTGGTCAGCGTCTTTCGCGTGTGACGGGGACCAAAATATGATTCTTTCCTGTGGCGATGAAGGATCAGTGAAGGTATGGGATATTAGGAGTAATGTTCGACCCATGCACGAATTGAATTTTTTTGAATCCGGAGCAACGTGCGCTTCGCATCATCCTCGGCACGAGCACTTGGTTGCATGTGGTTCTTATGACGAGAGAGTTTGTATCTATGATATTCGATATCTATCTCAAAAGCCATTGTTTCGAAGTGATTCCTTAGGAGGGGGAATATGGAGACTTAAATGGCATCCATACTCCGACCAGAAGTTACTTGTTAGCGCAATGCACGGCGGATGCCTTGTCCTACGCGTAAGCCAAGATGTTGGAGTAGAGAGCGGAATTGTAGACGCGCCGAGTTTTGAAGTGACAAAAACGTTCACTGAGCATGAGAG TATGGCGTACGGTGCCGATTGGCTTGTGAGTGGCAATCCAGCGCAGAAGACCTACTTTGAAGCTGCAGCTAGTTGTAGTTTTTACGATCGGAGCATCTTCCTCTGGGAAACGGTATAA
- a CDS encoding predicted protein: MAPDENYKPNLVEEEKTSIMQVIAPDPNYQKRLQEEQNSKRIPPSEAFQQRVQCIHCHKYTPGMVVQQPAKASSEAASTQSNARRLTPTTPGFHTPSPTTPLTQSSDHVNGSEVHLVEHRVLLAVRDTAFDLASPEFAKKSSKDVFRWLASAQPINDKLQKRLERRISADPSICKARSHGMEPLCPDGLTPFLLAAHSNQVAAAKILLLLGPRTEQLQTVNLQGKSAYHLAATRGNLEFLDYIKTVYEDPQNGTLFSSPTPVDLLGRTPLGAALTSPEPQAKRNKQTMMDRLFSPQDMSILGSPAPVTQRTATLSELQLAYGSSHMPGKRIMNEDAILTTKILLSDDSTVGVFGVFDGHSDAGKVSNFIASQIPHALRDAMQQAGDWNSWCRHACLEIDANLKKSNIAGGSTAVFAIITLDQIVVANVGDSRCILVQHDSVSVSNVAEGVERLSISETVYPQTGTETNTLSGAFLVKALSEDHKPEASAEHARIQAAGMTITEERFEEDGEEVVIHKVRLSDGNRMACSRSFGDFEYKANETLEAESQAIVAVPDVVVHERSHADCYLVLACDGIWDVMSSDEVGQFVVEHIKSCGETEGVLPEVGDRLLAECLQRGSGDNLSAVVVALSNSAEHLSSGQVLKGKALDFSGTPP, from the coding sequence ATGGCTCCGGATGAGAACTATAAACCAAACTTGGTGGAAGAGGAAAAGACGTCGATTATGCAGGTCATCGCGCCGGACCCAAACTATCAGAAAAGGCTGCAAGAAGAACAAAATTCGAAGAGAATTCCTCCTTCCGAAGCTTTTCAACAACGTGTGCAATGCATACATTGTCATAAGTACACACCCGGAATGGTAGTCCAGCAGCCTGCAAAGGCTTCATCGGAGGCTGCGAGCACCCAGTCGAACGCTCGCCGTCTTACACCGACAACACCTGGCTTTCATACTCCTTCTCCTACGACGCCACTCACTCAATCATCCGATCATGTTAATGGTTCGGAAGTTCATTTAGTGGAGCATCGTGTCCTGCTGGCCGTCCGAGATACAGCGTTTGATTTAGCGTCACCGGAGTTTGCCAAGAAATCATCCAAAGATGTCTTTCGCTGGCTCGCTAGTGCACAACCCATCAACGACAAGCTTCAAAAGCGATTGGAACGCCGCATTAGTGCAGACCCATCGATATGTAAAGCACGTTCTCATGGCATGGAACCCCTCTGTCCCGATGGACTTACTCCGTTTTTGCTGGCGGCCCATTCCAACCAAGTTGCGGCAGCCAAAATTTTACTCCTATTGGGACCCCGAACCGAGCAATTGCAGACCGTTAATTTACAAGGCAAGTCAGCATATCACCTTGCCGCAACTCGCGGCAATCTCGAATTTCTTGATTACATCAAGACCGTATACGAAGATCCGCAAAATGGGACTCTCTTCTCTTCCCCGACACCCGTTGACTTGCTGGGACGTACACCGCTCGGGGCCGCCTTAACGAGTCCTGAACCCCAGGCCAAGCGAAATAAACAAACAATGATGGACAGGTTGTTCTCACCCCAAGACATGTCGATTTTGGGTAGTCCCGCCCCTGTAACGCAGAGAACAGCGACACTTTCTGAACTACAGCTTGCGTACGGATCTTCCCACATGCCTGGCAAGCGTATTATGAATGAAGACGCAATTCTGACAACCAAGATCCTTCTCAGCGACGATTCTACTGTAGGAGTCTTCGGCGTCTTTGATGGCCATAGCGATGCTGGAAAGGTTTCGAACTTTATTGCGTCTCAGATTCCACACGCTCTACGCGATGCGATGCAACAAGCAGGCGACTGGAACAGCTGGTGTCGACATGCATGTCTCGAAATTGATGCGAATTTGAAAAAAAGCAACATTGCAGGTGGTTCAACCGCCGTCTTTGCCATAATTACGCTGGATCAAATTGTTGTTGCCAACGTGGGTGACAGTCGCTGTATTCTAGTACAACACGATTCAGTTAGTGTGAGCAATGTCGCGGAGGGTGTGGAAAGGCTATCCATTTCTGAAACGGTATACCCGCAAACAGGGACCGAAACGAATACCTTAAGTGGCGCGTTTTTAGTAAAGGCGTTGTCAGAGGATCACAAACCCGAGGCTTCGGCGGAACATGCCCGTATTCAAGCCGCAGGCATGACCATCACGGAGGAACGGttcgaagaagatggcgaAGAAGTTGTCATTCACAAGGTCCGGTTGTCGGACGGCAATCGCATGGCATGTTCCCGCTCCTTTGGAGATTTTGAATACAAAGCCAACGAGACTTTAGAGGCCGAATCGCAAGCTATAGTTGCTGTTCCTGACGTTGTCGTTCACGAACGCAGTCATGCTGACTGCTATCTTGTTTTGGCGTGTGACGGCATTTGGGATGTCATGAGTAGCGATGAAGTGGGACAATTTGTAGTGGAGCACATCAAATCATGTGGCGAAACAGAAGGCGTTTTGCCCGAGGTTGGTGACCGGCTGCTGGCGGAATGTTTGCAGCGCGGCTCTGGAGATAACCTCAGTGCCGTCGTGGTAGCCCTCTCAAACTCAGCCGAGCATTTGTCTTCTGGACAAGTGTTGAAAGGCAAGGCACTGGATTTTTCGGGAACGCCACCGTGA
- a CDS encoding predicted protein, with translation MTDIRRKRRIAPSPRLGRFRWKWATVPLLLALYCASESPLTINCYGGYSFTQQGSRSFADARKVEDDEKSKQRSLRINSSNRAQNPTANQKTMTLNQILIKAGRKGLGGGIPGALAGIVQVVTLMWLRTIINYQCRYGTTFRQALVTLLREGGVGRLYRGVAFALIQAPLARFGSTAANDGVEAFVSNFEPTRNWGPGRTTIVASIVVGGWRMLIMPIDTMKTVLQVDSAEGFRNLMRRLKSGKLNVLYQGAFANAIAAIVGHYPWRAGIGLVASVVSDTVVNCIRVIKTNKQSLGSKHSISYSETIRMVLAADGWKGLFGRGLRTRIFANALQSVVFTVLWRALTERFRRTPVDAEE, from the exons ATGACGGATATCAGACGGAAACGGAGAATTGCTCCATCGCCAAGACTGGGGCGTTTTCGTTGGAAATGGGCAACAGTGCCGCTCTTGCTCGCTCTGTACTGCGCCTCAGAAAGCCCATTGACAATAAACTGCTACGGTGGTTACTCGTTCACGCAACAGGGTAGCAGGAGTTTTGCGGACGCACGAAAAgttgaagacgacgaaaagtCCAAACAAAGATCTCTTCGGatcaacagcagcaacagagCGCAGAATCCGACAGCTAACCAAAAGACCATGACTCTGAATCAAATTTTGATCAAGGCCGGTAGAAAAGGACTCGGTGGGGGTATTCCTGGTGCACTTGCCGGCATCGTTCAAGTTGTCACACTCATGTGGCTGCGTACGATTATCAATTACCAGTGCCGATACGGAACCACCTTCCGACAAGCCCTCGTCACGCTCTTGCGTGAAGGTGGAGTCGGGCGCCTCTACCGCGGGGTGGCATTTGCTCTAATTCAGGCGCCTCTGGCGCGTTTCGGAAGTACTGCAGCCAACGATGGCGTCGAAGCCTTCGTTTCGAACTTTGAACCAACCCGAAATTGGGGTCCCGGAAGGACTACTATTGTAGCCAGTATCGTAGTTGGAGGCTGGCGAATGCTAATTATGC CTATTGATACTATGAAAACTGTTCTGCAGGTTGATTCAGCTGAAGGTTTTCGAAACCTGATGAGGAGACTAAAGAGCGGCAAGCTCAACGTGCTATATCAAGGAGCGTTTGCTAATGCGATAGCTGCTATTGTGGGGCACTATCCATGG CGAGCAG GGATAGGCCTTGTCGCTAGCGTCGTCAGTGATACCGTCGTGAACTGTATACGGGTCATtaaaacaaacaaacaatcGCTAGGCTCAAAACATTCAATCAGTTACTCGGAAACAATACGCATGGTACTAGCCGCGGACGGCTGGAAGGGTCTTTTTGGCCGTGGgttgcgaacacgaatttTTGCGAATGCATTGCAATCCGTAGTTTTTACAGTCTTGTGGAGAGCTCTAACCGAGCGGTTTCGCAGGACGCCTGTGGATGCGGAAGAATAG
- a CDS encoding predicted protein — protein sequence LGVCGGIGSGKSVACELLVSELNCLAHIDSDSIAHSVYEPGSQAIQDVVDTFGPELLIEETGDIDRKRLGSIVFADSEAMRRLERIVWPHVRTKIWHRIEEIKSTAGAMPDKKPIIILEAAVLLDAGWEVFLDGVWVIHVSKDMALQRLQTNRGMSFDDAAKRVEAQ from the coding sequence TTAGGAGTTTGTGGGGGTATCGGATCGGGTAAGAGTGTGGCTTGTGAGTTGCTCGTGTCGGAACTCAATTGTCTTGCGCACATTGATTCCGATTCCATCGCTCATTCTGTCTACGAGCCGGGAAGCCAGGCTATCCAAGATGTTGTGGACACGTTCGGGCCGGAACTTTTGATCGAAGAGACGGGAGACATCGACCGGAAACGATTAGGATCTATCGTTTTCGCGGATTCCGAAGCGATGAGACGACTGGAACGGATCGTGTGGCCGCATGTACGGACGAAAATCTGGCACAGAATTGAAGAGATCAAATCGACAGCAGGCGCAATGCCGGACAAAAAACCCATCATTATTTTAGAAGCAGCTGTTTTGCTTGATGCTGGTTGGGAAGTGTTTCTGGATGGAGTATGGGTTATTCACGTTTCAAAAGACATGGCGCTACAACGCCTGCAGACGAACAGAGGAATGAGCTTTGATGATGCGGCGAAACGGGTCGAAGCTCAG